One window of Robiginitalea biformata HTCC2501 genomic DNA carries:
- a CDS encoding YfhO family protein: MNLDLKQFFTHFFVAVFFALASLAYFYPVLQGKVIYQSDIVQYRGMAQEQEEFRKETGEEPYWTNSAFGGMPTYQLGARYPHEYVKNLDRAIRFLPRPADYLFLYMLSFYILMCCLKVDYRLAVLGALAYGFSTYLIIILGVGHNAKAHALGYLPMLLGGILLVYRKKYLWGFVLTAFAMALEIQANHYQMTYYFMLLVLVLGLVYLIDAIRRGQLKHFALATGLLVLAVLLGILPNAASLMATREYAAWSTRGPSQLTLDPEGNPMEQTDGLDTEYITQYSYGIVESLNLFVPRLFGGASVESLGEGSKTYEFLIDQGVPRSQALEFSNNLQLYWGDQPGVSAPAYVGALIVFFFLLGLLLVRGRAKWWLLGGAILSLMLSWGKNFPLLTDLMIEYFPLYDKFRAVSSAQVILELCFPILGILALKRFFDPSLEASKKIRALVVATGSLAGLGVLLFLSRGLFDFSGGSDPMLTRYFGEDVMQVIRRDREAVYIADTIRSLIIVLAGAGLLWLHVKGRLGRNLTLAALGIVLLIDLVGVDKRYVDSGDFVPERRMNAPIAMSQADQVILRDTSVFRVLNVGEGLNGARTSYFHHSLGGYHAAKPRRLMDLFDYHIYRDNRQVLHMLNTKYLIQTNEEGAPSVTLNPNAMGNAWFVENLVPVPTADAAIRSLDTLQVSRTAVVNTSDFPEYGSRAYVRDSAATAQLDTYRPNFLEYTVRNAHEGLLVFSEMYYPEGWQASIDGREADHFRVNYALRALEVPAGEHRVTFRFEPEVVRKGSRISLAGSIALLVLLLGAVTYRLVKRPPKETE; encoded by the coding sequence TGCCTATTTTTACCCGGTTCTCCAGGGCAAGGTCATCTACCAGTCGGACATCGTCCAATACCGGGGGATGGCCCAGGAACAGGAAGAATTCCGCAAAGAAACCGGGGAGGAGCCCTATTGGACCAACAGTGCCTTCGGGGGAATGCCCACCTATCAGCTCGGCGCGCGCTACCCCCATGAATACGTAAAGAACCTGGACCGGGCAATCCGTTTTTTGCCCAGGCCGGCCGATTACCTCTTCCTGTATATGCTGAGCTTCTACATCCTGATGTGCTGCCTGAAAGTGGATTACCGGCTGGCCGTCCTGGGGGCTTTGGCCTATGGCTTCTCCACCTACCTGATTATCATCCTGGGCGTTGGCCACAATGCCAAGGCACACGCGCTGGGCTACCTGCCCATGTTGCTGGGCGGGATACTGCTCGTTTACCGCAAAAAATACCTCTGGGGATTTGTGCTCACAGCTTTTGCCATGGCCCTTGAAATCCAGGCGAACCACTATCAGATGACCTATTACTTTATGTTGCTGGTATTGGTACTGGGCCTGGTGTATCTGATCGATGCTATCCGTCGGGGGCAACTGAAGCATTTTGCCCTGGCCACGGGTTTGCTGGTTCTCGCGGTTCTCCTTGGGATCCTGCCCAACGCAGCCTCCCTGATGGCTACCCGGGAATACGCAGCCTGGAGTACGCGGGGCCCCTCCCAGCTCACCCTGGACCCGGAGGGTAACCCCATGGAGCAGACCGACGGCCTGGACACCGAATACATCACCCAGTACAGCTACGGGATTGTGGAATCCCTGAACCTGTTCGTCCCCAGGCTTTTCGGGGGGGCTTCCGTAGAGTCCCTGGGGGAGGGGTCCAAGACGTATGAATTTCTGATCGACCAGGGTGTGCCGCGCTCCCAGGCGCTTGAGTTCAGCAACAACCTCCAGCTCTACTGGGGGGATCAGCCGGGTGTTTCCGCCCCGGCCTACGTGGGAGCCCTGATTGTGTTTTTCTTCCTGCTCGGGCTGCTGCTCGTTCGCGGCCGGGCCAAATGGTGGTTGCTCGGCGGAGCAATACTATCGCTGATGCTCTCCTGGGGAAAGAATTTCCCGCTGCTCACGGACCTGATGATCGAATATTTTCCGCTCTACGACAAGTTCCGGGCCGTCTCTTCGGCCCAGGTCATTCTCGAACTCTGCTTTCCCATCCTGGGCATCCTGGCATTGAAGCGTTTTTTTGACCCGTCCCTGGAGGCATCCAAAAAAATTCGGGCCCTGGTTGTTGCGACCGGGTCCCTTGCCGGCTTGGGGGTATTGCTCTTCCTCTCCAGGGGGCTTTTCGATTTTTCAGGCGGCAGCGACCCGATGTTGACCCGGTATTTTGGGGAAGACGTAATGCAGGTAATCCGCAGAGACCGGGAAGCTGTCTATATTGCCGACACCATCCGGTCCCTGATCATTGTCCTGGCGGGGGCCGGGCTGCTCTGGCTGCATGTCAAGGGCCGCCTGGGGCGGAACCTGACCCTGGCTGCCCTGGGCATTGTCTTGCTGATCGACCTGGTCGGAGTTGACAAGCGATACGTGGATTCCGGGGATTTTGTCCCGGAAAGGCGAATGAACGCCCCGATAGCGATGTCCCAGGCAGACCAGGTTATCCTTCGGGATACCTCGGTATTCCGGGTGCTGAATGTGGGGGAGGGGCTCAACGGGGCCCGGACTTCGTATTTCCACCATTCCCTGGGGGGCTACCATGCGGCTAAGCCCAGGCGTTTAATGGATTTATTCGACTACCACATCTACCGCGACAACCGGCAGGTACTTCACATGCTGAACACCAAATACCTGATACAGACCAATGAAGAAGGGGCCCCGTCCGTGACCCTGAACCCGAATGCAATGGGCAATGCCTGGTTTGTGGAAAACCTGGTTCCCGTGCCCACGGCGGATGCCGCTATCCGGTCGCTGGATACGCTGCAGGTTAGCCGTACCGCCGTGGTCAACACCTCGGATTTCCCGGAATACGGCTCCAGGGCATACGTCCGGGATTCAGCCGCCACGGCCCAACTGGATACCTATCGCCCGAATTTCCTGGAATACACGGTTCGAAATGCCCATGAAGGTTTGCTGGTGTTTTCTGAGATGTATTACCCTGAAGGCTGGCAGGCATCTATCGATGGACGGGAAGCCGACCATTTTCGGGTGAATTACGCCCTGCGGGCCCTGGAGGTGCCGGCCGGGGAACACCGGGTGACCTTCCGTTTCGAACCGGAAGTTGTCCGGAAGGGAAGCCGGATATCCCTGGCGGGATCCATCGCTCTGCTGGTACTCCTGCTGGGCGCCGTGACCTACCGACTGGTAAAACGTCCTCCCAAGGAAACGGAATAA
- a CDS encoding glycosyltransferase family 4 protein produces the protein MHKVLVVTYYWPPAGGPGVQRWLFFVKYLRDFGFEPVLYLPETPHYPLTDPDLEREVPENLTVYRSQFWEPYAWARLFGRKKAGRISSGIIQRRNPGLVERLLLWARGNFFIPDARKFWVKKAVRELPGILDQEGITTLVTTGPPHSLHLIGLELSRRRPNLKWVADFRDPWTEIGYHSAMSLGKRARRKHRELETRVLGAADRVMATSQVTADSLGSHTPRPVAVITNGFDRQPARGDQPDGAFVVAHIGSLLSGRNPDALWQALATLLRDTPGFREDFRLELTGLVSEEVMESLREHGLETHTKIHAYVPHREAIIRQEKAQLLLLLEIDSPETRGIVPGKLFEYMAAARPILAIGPDGWEAADRVIGSGCGAGFRYGQMDEILAQLRQWYDLYRKGALSVRPGGVAQYHRRELTGRLAKEILWELSSDNPS, from the coding sequence ATGCATAAGGTACTGGTCGTTACGTATTACTGGCCACCCGCTGGAGGCCCCGGAGTCCAGCGATGGCTGTTCTTTGTGAAGTACCTGCGCGACTTTGGCTTCGAGCCTGTTCTCTACCTTCCCGAAACCCCCCATTACCCGTTAACCGACCCGGACCTGGAGCGGGAGGTGCCGGAAAACCTCACGGTATACAGGAGCCAATTTTGGGAACCCTATGCATGGGCACGGCTGTTTGGCCGGAAGAAGGCCGGGCGGATCAGTTCCGGAATTATCCAAAGGAGGAACCCCGGGTTGGTGGAACGGCTGTTGCTTTGGGCCCGAGGCAATTTTTTCATTCCGGACGCCCGCAAATTCTGGGTAAAAAAAGCCGTCCGCGAATTGCCTGGCATCCTGGATCAGGAGGGGATTACCACCCTGGTGACCACCGGGCCGCCCCACAGCCTGCACCTGATCGGGCTGGAATTGTCCCGGCGCAGGCCGAACCTGAAATGGGTCGCGGATTTTAGGGACCCCTGGACGGAGATCGGCTACCATTCCGCCATGAGCCTTGGCAAACGGGCCCGTAGAAAACACAGGGAGCTGGAAACCCGGGTCCTCGGCGCGGCGGATCGCGTCATGGCAACCAGCCAGGTAACGGCCGATAGCCTGGGATCCCATACGCCCCGCCCGGTAGCGGTAATCACCAACGGTTTCGACCGGCAGCCTGCCCGGGGAGACCAGCCGGACGGTGCCTTTGTGGTGGCGCATATCGGTTCGCTCCTCAGCGGGCGCAACCCCGATGCCCTCTGGCAGGCCCTGGCTACACTCCTCCGGGATACGCCGGGTTTTCGGGAAGATTTTCGCCTGGAACTTACCGGCCTGGTCAGTGAGGAGGTGATGGAGTCCCTGAGGGAGCACGGCCTGGAGACCCATACCAAAATACACGCATATGTCCCGCACCGCGAAGCTATCATCCGGCAGGAAAAGGCACAGCTGCTGCTGCTGCTCGAAATCGACTCGCCGGAAACGCGGGGCATCGTGCCCGGGAAGCTTTTTGAATACATGGCTGCTGCCCGGCCCATCCTCGCCATAGGCCCGGATGGATGGGAAGCCGCGGACCGGGTGATAGGCAGCGGCTGCGGAGCGGGGTTCCGGTACGGACAAATGGACGAAATCCTTGCGCAGCTTCGGCAATGGTACGATCTTTATCGAAAAGGCGCCCTTTCGGTCCGGCCGGGAGGAGTAGCCCAATACCATCGCCGGGAACTCACCGGCCGGCTGGCAAAGGAAATCCTATGGGAATTATCCTCAGACAATCCATCGTAA
- a CDS encoding oligosaccharide flippase family protein: protein MGIILRQSIVNTLLTYVGFGLGAVNTLVLYTRFLSDTYFGLVGVILSTGALLMPLMAFGVPNTLVKFFSANREAPHRNPFLTRMLLLPLVFILPLAVFSLLADEAIGSFLARENAIVAEYVGHIFLIGLSMAYFEVFFAWSKVCLRSAFGTFLKEVFVRLGVSLLLFLLYFEVLSVAGFLRWLVGLYALRCLLMAVYALRLMPFRFRFRLPGDSREITVYSALILLGGSVSVLLLEVDRFMINQYIELANVAYYTVAVFIATVIIVPQRAMHQITYPITAELLHAKDLSGLGSLYRKSSLALLVAAGLIYLLILMNLEELYLLLPENYRGGFTIVALIGAARVFDSFLGINAAILYNSRYYRMLLVFGLGLVLITIALNIWLIPRFGINGAAWATFISIAAYNLVKLLFVRLKFGLVPWSRDTFRLIGVGVLTGALFLWLSFPFHPLVNIGLKSLLAALFYLGLVHRLGIAKDAFALLGRGFKKPDPEKKNPPRGPDN from the coding sequence ATGGGAATTATCCTCAGACAATCCATCGTAAACACGCTGCTAACCTATGTCGGTTTCGGGTTGGGGGCCGTCAACACGCTCGTTTTATACACCCGTTTCCTGTCCGATACCTATTTTGGCCTGGTGGGGGTTATCCTTTCCACCGGTGCGCTCCTGATGCCGCTGATGGCCTTCGGGGTGCCGAACACCCTGGTGAAATTCTTTTCCGCCAACCGGGAAGCACCGCACCGGAACCCGTTCCTGACGCGAATGCTTCTGCTCCCCCTGGTTTTTATCCTCCCCCTGGCGGTATTCAGCTTGTTGGCGGATGAGGCTATCGGGAGTTTCCTGGCCCGGGAAAATGCCATAGTGGCGGAATATGTCGGGCATATTTTCCTGATCGGCCTTTCCATGGCGTATTTTGAGGTGTTTTTTGCATGGAGCAAGGTGTGCCTCCGTTCGGCATTCGGTACGTTTTTAAAGGAAGTCTTTGTCCGGCTGGGGGTCAGTCTCCTGCTTTTCCTGTTGTATTTTGAAGTGCTCTCGGTGGCTGGCTTCCTCAGGTGGCTGGTGGGCCTGTATGCCCTGAGGTGCCTGCTGATGGCAGTATATGCCCTGCGGCTGATGCCCTTCCGATTTCGGTTCCGACTGCCCGGGGACTCCCGGGAAATTACCGTGTACAGCGCGCTGATCCTCCTGGGCGGATCGGTTTCCGTACTGCTCCTGGAAGTAGACCGGTTCATGATCAACCAGTATATCGAACTGGCGAATGTGGCCTATTACACGGTAGCCGTCTTTATCGCCACGGTAATTATCGTCCCCCAACGGGCCATGCACCAGATTACCTATCCGATTACCGCCGAACTGCTCCACGCAAAGGACCTGTCGGGCCTTGGGAGCCTCTACCGGAAAAGTTCCCTGGCCCTGCTGGTGGCGGCGGGGCTTATATACCTGCTGATCCTGATGAACCTCGAAGAGCTCTATCTCCTGTTGCCCGAAAATTACCGGGGTGGTTTTACCATTGTGGCCCTGATCGGGGCTGCCCGGGTTTTTGATTCCTTTTTGGGTATCAATGCGGCCATCCTGTACAATTCCCGGTATTACCGGATGTTGCTGGTATTTGGCCTGGGCCTGGTGCTCATCACCATCGCACTGAATATCTGGTTGATCCCGCGCTTTGGGATCAATGGGGCTGCTTGGGCCACTTTTATCTCAATCGCCGCCTACAACCTGGTCAAACTCCTGTTTGTCCGCTTGAAATTCGGCCTGGTTCCCTGGAGCCGGGATACCTTTAGGCTGATCGGGGTGGGGGTCCTCACCGGGGCGTTGTTTCTCTGGTTGTCCTTTCCGTTTCACCCCCTGGTCAATATTGGGTTGAAATCACTGCTGGCGGCATTGTTCTACCTCGGCCTGGTCCATCGGCTGGGGATTGCCAAAGACGCGTTCGCCCTTCTGGGCAGGGGGTTTAAAAAACCGGACCCCGAGAAGAAAAATCCTCCACGGGGTCCTGACAACTAA